The Cryptosporangium phraense genome segment AACATCTACTGGGTGTGGGTGGTGGCCGCGGGGTCGGCCGCTCCGGGCCCGGCCTACGAGTTCCTGAAGCACCTCGCCTCGCCGGAGATGGACGTGATCACGTCGCTGTCCGGCGCGACCGGGGTACGGCTGTCCACCTGGCGGGACCCCCGGGTGCGGGCCCTCTCGCCGTACTACGAGGTGATCGAAGAGGTGCACCGCGGGGTGCTCAGCCCGCCGCCGGTCACCGACTGGCCGTCGGTGGCCGGTGTGCTGTCGTCGGCGATCCACGACGTCATGCGCGAGAGGGTGGACCCGGCGGCGGCCCTGGCGGCCGCGTCGGCCGAGATCGACGCGGTCGGGTGGCTCCGCTGATCAGAAGCCGGCGACCGCGTGCGGGGCGTAGGGCTCCTCTAGCGCGCTCAGTTCGTCGGCGCTGAGTTCGACGTCGACGGCGGCCACGGCGTCGTCCAGATGCGACAGCTTGCTGGCCCCGATGATCGGCGCGGACACCCCGGGCTTGGCCAACATCCAGGCCAGCGCGGCCTGCGCGCGGGGCACCCCGCGGGCGTCGGCGATCCGGGCCACCGCCTCGATCACCGCGCGGTCGGCGTCGAGATCGTAGAGCCGGTTGCCGAACGCGTCGTTCTCGCTGCGGTTGGTGGTGGTCTCCGGATCGCGGGTCAGCCGGCCGCGGGCCAGCGGCGACCACGGGATGAGGCCGACGCCCTCGTCGACGCAGAGCGGGATCATCTCCCGCTCCTCCTCGCGGTTGAGCAGGTTGTAGTGGTTCTGCATGCTGACGAACGGCGTCCAGCCGTTCCGCTCCTGCACCCGCAGGTACTTCCCGAACTGCCAGGCCCACATCGAGCTGGCCCCGATGTACCGCGCCTTCCCGGCCTTGACGACGTCGTGCAGCGCCTCGGCCGTCTCCTCGATCGGCGTCACCGGGTCGAACCGGTGGATCTGGTAGAGGTCGACGTAGTCGGTGCCGAGGCGTCGCAGGCTGTGGTCGATCTCGCTGAGGATCGCCTTGCGCGACAGCCCGCCGCCGTTCGGGCCCTCGTGCATCCGGCCGTGGACCTTGGTGGCGAGCACGATCTCGTCGCGGTTCGCGAAGTCGCCGAGCGCCTTGCCGACGATCTCCTCGCTGCTGCCGTCCGAGTACACGTTCGCGGTGTCGAAGAAGTTGATGCCGGACTCGATCGCCTGCTTGATGAACGGGCGGCTCTCGTCCTCGGGCAGCGTCCACTCGTGGTTGCCGCGCTTCGGGTCGCCGTACGTCATGCACCCCAGGCAGATCCGGGAGACCTCCAGGCCGGTGCGTCCCAGGCGGGTGTATTTCATCGGAGCTCCTTCACGAGGCGGGCGTGCCAGGCCACGGCGGCGGGGTCGGTCAGGCTGGCGACCTGGTCGACGACGACCCGCAGCCGGGCCGCGTCGTCGGACGCGGCCTTCCACAGGGGTGCGA includes the following:
- a CDS encoding aldo/keto reductase, with the protein product MKYTRLGRTGLEVSRICLGCMTYGDPKRGNHEWTLPEDESRPFIKQAIESGINFFDTANVYSDGSSEEIVGKALGDFANRDEIVLATKVHGRMHEGPNGGGLSRKAILSEIDHSLRRLGTDYVDLYQIHRFDPVTPIEETAEALHDVVKAGKARYIGASSMWAWQFGKYLRVQERNGWTPFVSMQNHYNLLNREEEREMIPLCVDEGVGLIPWSPLARGRLTRDPETTTNRSENDAFGNRLYDLDADRAVIEAVARIADARGVPRAQAALAWMLAKPGVSAPIIGASKLSHLDDAVAAVDVELSADELSALEEPYAPHAVAGF